From the genome of Phytohabitans rumicis, one region includes:
- a CDS encoding F0F1 ATP synthase subunit delta, which translates to MQAASRESYAAAAQRLEAHARRANPDTIAGTANDVLAVADLLRREPRLRRALSDPARPGEDRAGLLGSLLAGKVGKAGLDLVSALVSGRWSAPSELLSATERLGVEALLASADRAGDLGEVEDELFRFGQVVSANLPLAATLGDVVAPASQRAELARALLGGKAKPITLRLVEVALSGFGGRSFEGALTRLVELSADRRDRQVAYVTVAALLTDEEERRLGAKLSELYGREVSIKQQVQPEILGGMSVRVGSDLYDGTVLRRLTDTRNALAKR; encoded by the coding sequence ATGCAGGCCGCCAGCCGGGAGTCGTACGCCGCCGCCGCGCAGCGGCTGGAGGCGCACGCGCGCCGGGCCAACCCGGACACCATCGCGGGTACGGCGAACGACGTGCTCGCGGTCGCCGACCTGCTGCGGCGCGAGCCGCGGCTGCGGCGGGCGCTGTCCGACCCGGCCCGTCCCGGCGAGGACCGGGCGGGTCTGCTCGGCAGCCTGCTCGCGGGCAAGGTCGGCAAGGCCGGTCTCGACCTGGTCTCGGCACTGGTTTCCGGCCGCTGGTCGGCGCCGTCCGAGTTGCTCAGCGCGACCGAGCGGCTCGGCGTGGAGGCGCTGCTGGCCAGCGCGGACCGCGCCGGCGACCTGGGTGAGGTCGAGGACGAGCTGTTCCGCTTCGGGCAGGTCGTCTCCGCCAATCTCCCGCTGGCCGCGACGCTGGGCGATGTCGTCGCCCCGGCTTCGCAGCGGGCCGAGCTGGCCCGTGCCCTGCTGGGCGGAAAGGCCAAGCCCATCACCCTCCGGCTGGTCGAGGTGGCGCTGTCCGGTTTCGGGGGGCGCTCCTTCGAGGGCGCGCTGACCCGACTGGTGGAGCTGTCCGCCGACCGGCGGGACCGCCAGGTTGCGTACGTCACGGTCGCGGCCCTGCTCACGGACGAGGAAGAGCGCCGGCTGGGCGCCAAGTTGTCCGAACTGTACGGTCGAGAGGTCTCCATCAAGCAGCAGGTGCAGCCGGAGATCCTCGGCGGGATGAGCGTGCGGGTCGGTTCCGACCTGTACGACGGCACGGTCCTGCGCCGGCTCACCGACACCCGTAACGCGCTCGCGAAGCGCTAG
- a CDS encoding F0F1 ATP synthase subunit B — MYVIATEGTEHNPIVPIWQEIIIGTIAFALLCYVLMKFVFPQMEKTFKARVEAIEGGIQRAEVAQAEANQLLEQYRAQLAEARTDAARIRDDARADAEGIRQDVLAKAREESDRIIAAGKEQLAAERQTIVRELRAEVGTLAVDLASKIVGESLADEARRKGTVERFLTDLESTGAR; from the coding sequence ATGTACGTCATCGCCACCGAGGGCACGGAGCACAACCCGATCGTCCCGATCTGGCAAGAGATCATCATCGGGACGATCGCGTTCGCCCTGCTCTGCTACGTGCTGATGAAGTTCGTCTTCCCGCAGATGGAGAAGACCTTCAAGGCCCGGGTCGAGGCCATCGAGGGTGGCATCCAGCGGGCCGAGGTGGCGCAGGCCGAGGCGAACCAGCTCCTGGAGCAGTACCGGGCGCAGCTCGCCGAGGCGCGTACCGACGCCGCCCGGATCCGGGACGACGCCCGCGCCGACGCCGAGGGCATCCGGCAGGACGTACTCGCGAAGGCTCGGGAGGAGTCGGACCGCATCATCGCCGCGGGCAAGGAGCAGCTCGCAGCCGAGCGGCAGACGATCGTCCGGGAGCTGCGGGCCGAGGTCGGCACGCTCGCGGTCGACCTGGCCAGCAAGATCGTGGGTGAGTCGCTCGCGGACGAGGCCCGCCGCAAGGGCACCGTGGAGCGGTTCCTGACCGACCTCGAGAGCACGGGGGCCCGCTGA
- a CDS encoding F0F1 ATP synthase subunit C has protein sequence MALAEVVGSTAAIGYGLAAIGPGIGVGLVFASYIQSTARQPESSRITLPYVWIGFAVVEALALLGIAFGFIWQGQL, from the coding sequence ATGGCACTCGCTGAGGTAGTTGGCAGCACCGCGGCCATCGGCTACGGCTTGGCCGCCATCGGCCCCGGCATCGGCGTCGGTCTGGTCTTCGCCAGCTACATCCAGTCGACCGCGCGCCAGCCCGAGTCGTCCCGGATCACCCTGCCGTACGTCTGGATCGGCTTCGCCGTGGTCGAGGCGCTCGCCCTGCTGGGCATCGCGTTCGGCTTCATCTGGCAGGGCCAGCTCTAG
- the atpB gene encoding F0F1 ATP synthase subunit A, protein MSARFAAEVPWPPSVEDFYLPPVVHGTEPWFTKVVILVWVAVAALIIYFLVSYRDPKLVPTKKQWLAESIYGFVRNNIAKDMIGHDGLRFAPYLTTLFCFILLTNLFGIIPGIQMSPNSHIAFPAILAIISWVLFNFVGIQKHGFAGYMKHSLIPPAPWFILPLLIPIEFASTFLFRPFTLAVRLFANMFAGHMILLVFTLGGFVMLNSSALLAPVSILSWLMAIALTFLEALVVVLQAYVFTVLTASYIQGALAEEH, encoded by the coding sequence ATGAGCGCGAGGTTTGCGGCGGAAGTCCCGTGGCCGCCGAGCGTCGAGGACTTCTACCTGCCGCCGGTCGTCCACGGCACCGAGCCGTGGTTCACCAAGGTGGTCATCCTCGTTTGGGTGGCGGTCGCCGCACTCATCATCTACTTCCTGGTCAGCTACCGGGACCCGAAGCTGGTGCCGACGAAGAAGCAGTGGCTCGCCGAGTCGATCTACGGCTTCGTCCGCAACAACATCGCCAAGGACATGATCGGCCACGATGGTCTGCGGTTCGCGCCGTACCTCACGACGCTGTTCTGCTTCATCCTGCTGACCAACCTCTTCGGCATCATCCCGGGCATCCAGATGTCGCCGAACTCGCACATCGCGTTCCCGGCGATCCTCGCCATCATCAGCTGGGTGCTGTTCAACTTCGTGGGCATCCAGAAGCACGGCTTCGCCGGCTACATGAAGCACTCGCTGATCCCGCCGGCACCGTGGTTCATCCTGCCGCTGCTGATCCCGATCGAGTTCGCCTCGACCTTCCTGTTCCGCCCGTTCACCCTGGCGGTCCGGCTCTTCGCCAACATGTTCGCCGGCCACATGATCCTGCTGGTGTTCACGCTCGGCGGGTTCGTGATGCTGAACTCGAGCGCCCTGCTCGCGCCGGTGTCGATCCTCTCCTGGCTGATGGCGATCGCGCTGACGTTCCTGGAGGCGCTGGTCGTCGTCCTGCAGGCGTACGTCTTCACCGTCCTCACCGCCAGCTACATCCAGGGCGCGCTCGCCGAAGAGCACTGA
- the glyA gene encoding serine hydroxymethyltransferase — protein MSTFWGPDFSELEATDPEIAAVVVGELGRLRGGLQLIASENLTSPAVLAALGSTLTNKYAEGYPGRRYYGGCAEVDKAEEIGIARAKELFGADHANLQPHSGASANLAAYAALLQPGDTVLAMDLPHGGHLTHGSKVNFSGKWFATVGYTVRKDTELIDYDEVRELALAHRPKMIICGATAYPRLIDFARFREIADEIGAYLLVDAAHFIGLVAGKAIPSPVPHADVVTFTTHKVLRGPRGGMILCREELAQRIDKAVFPFTQGGPLMHAIAAKAVALREASLPDFQGYATQVIKNAQALAGGLAAEGMRPVSGGTDTHLALIDLRDLEVTGRDAEERCDAASITLNKNAIPYDPQKPMVASGIRVGTPSVTTQGMREGEMRQVASLIARAVRADPAGDSDAFAQIREEVSELVRKFPAYPR, from the coding sequence ATGAGCACGTTCTGGGGGCCTGACTTTTCCGAGTTGGAGGCCACCGACCCGGAGATCGCCGCGGTGGTCGTGGGTGAGTTGGGCCGGCTGCGCGGCGGTTTGCAGCTCATCGCGAGCGAGAACCTGACCTCGCCGGCGGTCCTGGCCGCGCTGGGCTCGACGCTGACCAACAAGTACGCCGAGGGATATCCGGGACGGCGGTACTACGGCGGCTGCGCCGAGGTCGACAAGGCGGAGGAGATCGGGATCGCCCGGGCCAAGGAGCTCTTCGGCGCGGACCACGCCAACCTCCAGCCACACAGCGGGGCCAGCGCCAACCTCGCGGCGTACGCGGCGCTGCTCCAGCCGGGCGACACCGTCCTGGCGATGGATCTGCCGCACGGCGGCCACCTGACCCACGGCAGCAAGGTGAACTTTTCCGGCAAATGGTTCGCCACGGTCGGCTACACGGTCCGCAAGGACACCGAGTTGATCGACTACGACGAGGTGCGCGAGCTGGCTCTGGCGCACCGTCCCAAGATGATCATTTGCGGCGCCACCGCGTACCCCCGGCTGATCGACTTCGCCCGCTTCCGCGAGATCGCCGACGAGATCGGCGCGTACCTGCTGGTCGACGCCGCCCACTTCATCGGCCTGGTCGCGGGCAAGGCGATCCCGTCGCCGGTGCCGCACGCCGACGTCGTGACATTTACCACCCACAAGGTCCTGCGCGGCCCGCGCGGGGGCATGATCCTGTGCCGCGAAGAGCTGGCCCAGCGGATCGACAAGGCGGTCTTCCCGTTCACCCAGGGCGGGCCGCTGATGCACGCCATCGCCGCGAAGGCGGTCGCCCTCCGCGAGGCGTCGCTGCCCGACTTCCAGGGGTACGCCACGCAGGTGATCAAGAATGCGCAGGCGCTGGCCGGCGGGCTGGCCGCCGAGGGGATGCGACCGGTGTCCGGCGGCACCGACACCCACCTGGCCCTCATCGATCTGCGCGACCTCGAAGTGACCGGGCGTGACGCGGAGGAGCGGTGCGATGCGGCGTCGATCACGCTGAACAAGAACGCCATCCCGTACGACCCGCAGAAGCCCATGGTCGCCTCGGGTATCCGGGTCGGCACCCCGAGCGTGACGACGCAGGGCATGCGCGAAGGGGAGATGCGGCAGGTAGCCTCGCTGATCGCCCGTGCCGTGCGCGCCGACCCGGCGGGCGACTCCGACGCTTTTGCCCAGATACGCGAAGAGGTGAGCGAGCTCGTGCGCAAATTTCCGGCGTACCCACGATGA
- a CDS encoding transglycosylase domain-containing protein, whose protein sequence is MRRRSLLSKFTTLVLCGLLAGVAVAAAVFPANAIVALAAKSASDAFLDLPSELKTPPPPQTSYVYANDGKTLITTFYDVNRQDVPLSEVATVMQQAIVAAEDTRFFEHGGVDLRSVVRAFVANGRGGTVEQGASTLTMQYVRNVLKTDPDLTEKERQEATQDTATRKLQEMRYAVALERELSKDEILSRYLNIAYFGAGAYGIAAASMRYFGKVPAKLTLAEAALLAGLVQAPDTDSPIDGNKERALERRTYVLDSMVGTGAITAQQAAAAKAEALKLDPTAQPNGCSATAKNGWGFFCDYLRQWWMTQPAFGATPQERERNLQRGGYTVVTSLDPDIQAAAQQQTLKVYGYGNKRAAPMAVVQPGTGRVLAMAVNRHYALKNGTMNQLIAGGGDIDGYQAGSTFKLFTMLAALESGRKLDTAFDAPAKFVSDYPASGPESCNGKWCPSNANPSWMDGRRTMWTGFGRSVNTYFVWLEQQVGADKAVEMAQRLGITFRADSDANFAKDNAAGWGSFTLGVAATTPLDLANAYATVAAEGTYCKPLPVVSITDASGAKVAAGNPSCDRVLTEDIARAATDAARCPVGQQSAFGRCDGGTATQVSTILDGRPVAGKTGSSEDASTETFVGFTPQIAVASIAANPDDPQDHVGSAIQQEVINAVARTMAAALEGQPEKDFTPPSTDIAFSGS, encoded by the coding sequence GTGCGTAGGCGATCGCTGCTGTCCAAGTTCACGACGTTGGTGCTGTGCGGGCTGCTCGCCGGGGTGGCGGTGGCCGCCGCGGTGTTCCCGGCGAACGCCATCGTCGCGCTGGCGGCCAAGTCCGCGAGCGACGCGTTTCTCGACCTGCCTAGCGAGCTCAAGACCCCGCCGCCCCCGCAGACGTCGTACGTCTACGCCAACGACGGCAAGACGCTGATCACGACGTTCTACGACGTCAACCGGCAGGACGTGCCGCTCAGCGAGGTCGCGACGGTGATGCAGCAGGCGATCGTCGCGGCCGAGGACACCCGCTTCTTCGAGCACGGCGGCGTCGACCTGCGCAGCGTGGTACGGGCGTTCGTGGCCAATGGTCGGGGCGGCACGGTCGAGCAGGGCGCCTCCACGCTGACCATGCAGTACGTCCGGAATGTCCTCAAGACCGACCCGGATCTCACCGAGAAGGAGCGCCAGGAGGCCACGCAAGACACCGCCACCCGCAAGCTCCAGGAGATGCGGTACGCCGTGGCGCTGGAGCGGGAGCTGTCCAAGGACGAGATCCTGAGCCGCTACCTGAACATCGCGTACTTCGGCGCCGGGGCGTACGGCATCGCGGCGGCCAGCATGCGGTACTTCGGGAAGGTGCCGGCGAAGCTGACGCTGGCCGAGGCGGCGTTGCTGGCCGGGCTGGTGCAGGCGCCCGACACGGACAGCCCGATCGACGGCAACAAGGAGCGGGCGCTGGAACGGCGTACCTATGTGCTCGACTCGATGGTCGGCACGGGCGCGATCACCGCTCAGCAGGCCGCCGCCGCGAAGGCCGAGGCGCTCAAGCTCGACCCCACCGCCCAGCCCAACGGCTGCTCGGCAACCGCCAAGAACGGCTGGGGCTTCTTCTGCGACTACCTGCGGCAGTGGTGGATGACGCAGCCCGCGTTCGGCGCCACTCCGCAGGAGCGGGAGCGCAACCTGCAGCGCGGCGGCTACACGGTGGTCACCTCGCTCGACCCGGACATCCAGGCCGCGGCGCAGCAGCAGACGCTGAAGGTCTACGGGTACGGCAACAAGCGCGCGGCCCCGATGGCGGTGGTCCAGCCGGGCACGGGTCGGGTGCTGGCGATGGCCGTCAACCGCCACTACGCCCTGAAGAACGGCACCATGAACCAGCTCATCGCCGGCGGCGGGGACATCGACGGCTACCAGGCCGGATCGACGTTCAAGCTCTTCACGATGCTGGCCGCGCTGGAGTCGGGCCGAAAGCTCGACACGGCGTTCGACGCGCCGGCCAAGTTTGTCTCGGACTACCCGGCCAGCGGCCCGGAGAGCTGCAACGGCAAGTGGTGTCCGAGCAACGCCAACCCGTCCTGGATGGATGGCCGGCGGACCATGTGGACCGGCTTCGGCCGCTCGGTCAACACGTACTTCGTCTGGCTGGAGCAGCAGGTCGGCGCCGACAAGGCGGTCGAGATGGCGCAGCGGCTGGGCATCACGTTCCGCGCCGACAGCGACGCGAATTTCGCGAAGGACAACGCGGCCGGGTGGGGCTCGTTCACGCTCGGCGTGGCGGCCACCACGCCGCTCGACCTGGCCAACGCGTACGCCACGGTCGCGGCCGAGGGCACGTACTGCAAGCCGCTGCCGGTCGTGTCGATCACCGACGCCTCGGGCGCGAAGGTGGCCGCCGGCAACCCGTCCTGCGATCGGGTGCTGACCGAGGACATCGCCCGAGCCGCCACCGACGCGGCCCGCTGCCCGGTCGGCCAGCAGTCGGCGTTCGGGCGCTGTGACGGCGGCACCGCCACCCAGGTCTCCACGATCCTCGACGGCCGGCCGGTCGCCGGCAAGACGGGTAGCTCGGAGGACGCCTCGACGGAGACGTTCGTCGGGTTCACCCCGCAGATCGCGGTGGCGTCGATCGCCGCCAATCCGGACGACCCGCAGGACCACGTCGGCTCGGCCATCCAGCAGGAGGTCATCAACGCGGTGGCGCGGACCATGGCGGCGGCGCTGGAGGGCCAGCCGGAGAAGGACTTCACCCCTCCGAGCACCGACATCGCCTTCTCGGGCTCATAA
- a CDS encoding lytic polysaccharide monooxygenase auxiliary activity family 9 protein — protein sequence MKLLSALVVVGILAVPAPAMAHGALTTPVSRLAACGTEGESGDSAACVAALTASGTDKFDDWDNLRLPNVGGRDREVIPDGQLCSAGIDRYRGLDLARKDWPSTRLTAGAGLSFAYRGTIPHEGTFRLYVTRDGYDPTAPLAWSDLETKPFLTAKDPSFTGGSYRFKGTLPAGKVGRHLIYTIWQNSSTPDTYYSCSDVVFAAPATKAPAVAKAPTTTAPATADAQEQAPAAQEQEPVAQQKPEPVAATSALPLIGGGAAVLVVLGALFAVLLHRRRSAARRSWTPPRSW from the coding sequence GTGAAGCTGCTCTCCGCGCTCGTCGTCGTGGGCATCCTGGCCGTGCCTGCCCCGGCTATGGCGCACGGGGCGCTGACCACGCCGGTCAGCCGGCTCGCGGCTTGCGGCACGGAAGGGGAGAGCGGCGACTCGGCGGCCTGTGTCGCGGCGCTCACCGCGAGCGGCACGGACAAGTTCGACGACTGGGACAACCTGCGCCTGCCCAACGTCGGTGGCCGGGACCGCGAGGTGATCCCGGACGGGCAACTGTGCAGCGCCGGCATCGACCGCTACCGCGGGCTCGACCTGGCCCGGAAGGACTGGCCGTCCACCAGGCTCACGGCCGGCGCGGGCCTCAGTTTCGCGTACCGCGGCACGATCCCGCACGAGGGTACGTTCCGGCTCTACGTCACCCGCGACGGATACGACCCGACGGCGCCGCTGGCCTGGTCGGACCTGGAAACCAAGCCGTTCCTGACCGCCAAGGACCCGTCGTTCACGGGCGGCTCCTACCGGTTCAAGGGCACGCTGCCGGCGGGCAAGGTCGGCCGCCATCTGATCTACACGATCTGGCAAAACTCGAGTACGCCGGATACGTACTATTCATGCTCGGATGTGGTCTTTGCCGCTCCGGCCACCAAGGCTCCCGCCGTCGCCAAGGCCCCGACCACCACGGCTCCCGCCACGGCGGACGCGCAGGAGCAGGCGCCAGCCGCGCAAGAGCAAGAGCCGGTCGCGCAGCAGAAGCCCGAGCCGGTCGCGGCCACCAGCGCCCTCCCGCTCATCGGTGGCGGCGCGGCGGTGCTCGTCGTACTCGGGGCGCTCTTCGCCGTACTCCTGCATCGGCGCCGCTCGGCCGCGCGCCGGTCGTGGACGCCGCCCCGGTCCTGGTAG
- a CDS encoding arsenate reductase/protein-tyrosine-phosphatase family protein: MPPFTVLHVCMGNICRSPMAERLLDVAVRDRLAKADAAPPAENLMHSHSAGTGGWHAGEEMNPPAARQVRARGGDVNGFLARKLRSDLIDAADLVLTATADQQEYVVALRPDAAARTFVLGEFGRLLTTIDSAALPPAEPTPDAVFARGVALVEAVNAARGTASPLPADDLDDPWGRGDQAFSRVADEIEDTVGPLAATLLPTQ, encoded by the coding sequence GTGCCGCCGTTCACCGTCCTTCACGTGTGTATGGGCAACATCTGCCGTTCACCGATGGCGGAGCGGCTGCTCGACGTCGCGGTGCGGGATCGGCTGGCGAAGGCGGACGCCGCACCGCCGGCCGAAAACCTGATGCACAGCCACAGCGCCGGCACCGGCGGCTGGCACGCCGGCGAGGAGATGAACCCGCCGGCCGCGCGGCAGGTGCGGGCCCGCGGCGGAGACGTGAACGGCTTCCTCGCGCGCAAGCTCCGCTCGGACCTGATCGACGCCGCCGACCTCGTCCTCACGGCAACGGCGGACCAGCAGGAGTACGTCGTGGCGCTGCGCCCCGACGCGGCGGCGCGCACGTTCGTACTCGGCGAGTTCGGCCGGCTGTTGACAACGATTGACTCGGCCGCCCTCCCGCCCGCCGAGCCGACCCCGGACGCCGTCTTCGCCCGCGGGGTGGCCCTGGTGGAGGCCGTCAACGCCGCGCGCGGCACCGCCTCGCCGCTGCCCGCCGACGACCTAGACGACCCATGGGGGCGCGGCGACCAGGCGTTCAGCCGCGTCGCCGACGAAATCGAAGACACGGTAGGCCCCCTGGCCGCCACCTTGCTCCCCACGCAGTAG
- a CDS encoding L-threonylcarbamoyladenylate synthase: MLYDCRSLADRDRGIAAAIEAVKNGELVVLPTDTVYGIGADAFTAYAVKALLDAKGRGRQMPPPVLVGSRHTLDGLVFMLPKAARELADAFWPGALTIVVEHAPSLQWDLGDTGGTVAVRMPLHPVALEVLRETGPMAVSSANKTGQPAAVTAEEARDQLGYAVRVYLEAGACPDPVPSTIVDLTGDVPKILRDGAIPIEKLREVVPDIVGADQEA, encoded by the coding sequence ATGCTCTACGACTGCCGGTCGCTGGCCGACCGAGACCGAGGCATCGCCGCGGCGATCGAGGCGGTCAAGAACGGCGAGCTGGTCGTGCTGCCCACCGACACGGTGTACGGCATCGGTGCGGACGCGTTCACCGCGTACGCGGTCAAGGCCCTGCTCGACGCCAAGGGCCGGGGCCGGCAGATGCCCCCGCCCGTGCTGGTCGGATCCCGGCACACCCTGGACGGACTGGTCTTCATGCTGCCGAAGGCGGCGCGCGAGCTGGCCGACGCGTTCTGGCCGGGGGCGCTGACCATCGTTGTCGAGCACGCGCCCAGCCTCCAGTGGGATCTCGGCGACACCGGCGGCACGGTCGCGGTGCGCATGCCGCTGCACCCGGTGGCGCTGGAGGTGCTGCGCGAGACCGGCCCGATGGCGGTGTCGTCGGCCAACAAGACCGGCCAGCCCGCGGCGGTCACCGCCGAGGAGGCTCGGGACCAGCTCGGGTACGCCGTGCGGGTTTACCTCGAAGCCGGCGCGTGCCCGGATCCGGTGCCCAGCACGATCGTCGACCTGACCGGCGACGTGCCGAAGATCCTGCGCGACGGCGCCATCCCGATCGAGAAGCTGCGCGAGGTCGTTCCTGACATCGTCGGCGCCGACCAGGAGGCATGA
- the prmC gene encoding peptide chain release factor N(5)-glutamine methyltransferase: MEQPSEGTERTRALQAVVRATKSLVKAEQPAARVDAEILAAHVLGIPRGRLALAEGFTVDQLAEFDALVARRAAGEPLQHLVGAAGFRHLELAVGPGVFVPRPETELLAGWGISVIRPGAVVVDLCSGSGAIALAVANEAPGARVYAVERSPSALAWLRRNAGARAAAADPPIEVVEGDATDPAVLAELDGTVDLVLCNPPYVPAGVAVPVDVADHDPAEAVFAGPDGLSVIRPVLARAAALLRPGGFFGVEHDDTHGVAVPDLLRADGRFIDIDDHRDLAGRPRYATASRMADCTA, translated from the coding sequence ATGGAACAGCCCTCCGAAGGGACGGAACGGACGCGCGCGTTGCAAGCGGTCGTTCGCGCGACAAAGTCCCTGGTCAAGGCCGAGCAGCCGGCGGCGCGGGTCGATGCTGAGATCTTGGCCGCGCACGTCCTTGGGATCCCGCGCGGGCGCCTCGCGCTCGCCGAGGGGTTCACCGTTGATCAACTTGCTGAGTTTGACGCGCTCGTCGCCCGGCGGGCGGCCGGCGAGCCGCTCCAGCACCTGGTCGGCGCGGCCGGGTTCCGGCACCTGGAGTTGGCGGTCGGCCCGGGGGTGTTCGTGCCGCGGCCGGAGACCGAACTGCTCGCCGGCTGGGGCATCTCGGTGATCCGGCCGGGTGCCGTCGTTGTCGACCTGTGCAGCGGCTCCGGCGCCATCGCGCTCGCGGTCGCCAACGAGGCGCCCGGCGCCCGCGTCTACGCCGTCGAGCGGTCGCCGTCCGCGCTGGCCTGGTTGCGCCGGAACGCCGGCGCGCGGGCCGCGGCCGCGGATCCGCCGATCGAGGTGGTCGAGGGCGACGCCACCGACCCGGCCGTCCTCGCCGAGCTGGACGGCACCGTCGACCTCGTCCTGTGCAACCCGCCGTACGTGCCGGCCGGCGTCGCCGTACCCGTGGATGTGGCCGACCACGACCCGGCGGAGGCGGTGTTTGCCGGCCCGGACGGCTTGTCCGTGATCCGGCCGGTGCTCGCGCGGGCCGCGGCGCTGTTGCGGCCGGGCGGGTTTTTCGGGGTCGAGCACGACGACACCCACGGTGTAGCGGTGCCGGATCTGCTGCGCGCCGACGGCCGGTTCATTGACATCGATGACCATCGTGATTTGGCTGGCCGGCCGCGGTACGCGACGGCGTCCCGCATGGCAGACTGCACTGCGTGA
- a CDS encoding GGDEF domain-containing protein, which produces MSWLDRVADQAETLREARKLQENSRSAEASALLDRVLSTTIDPYTRADALVQRVSALINLGRTAEYNLAVQKAFDAIEEVGEPLLKGNLHALAALAAQHQGALERCVTHLVQSARAMAAVEDIDWDTAVAWNDLAMAYSYLGFHGHALSAIERARQVATAADVPAETFAAPGIRLRNAVALDHNGDSDGCLRVLRDITTDAERFLAGDSGARLRPSGRAAYGYAIARRAALGEPPESARQAVRLLADGGDGARARDMRVLGEVCLAMAAGNPIEAMTRLETVAVSAETLGAAEHPRLRSLTFARAGDHAAAHRADRHAFRLAAQRSDRLRDMYVEGIAARLDHEDMRRSVSRYQDEALTDPLTGLANRRHLERYVAALVGRGERATVGVCDLDGFKAVNTAHGHLSGDLVLQRIAGVINRVMRRGDFVARYGGDEFVVVLPGAGKAEAAEVGRRIVAAVAAEDWQSLVPGTPVGVSVGFAEVSSSGANLREALGEAFELADREMLRAKPAPAPAAAAS; this is translated from the coding sequence GTGAGTTGGCTTGACCGGGTCGCTGACCAGGCCGAGACCCTCCGCGAGGCCCGCAAGCTGCAGGAAAACAGCCGCTCCGCCGAGGCGTCCGCGCTGCTCGACCGCGTGCTCTCCACCACCATCGATCCGTACACCCGGGCGGACGCCCTCGTCCAGCGCGTCTCCGCGTTGATAAACCTCGGCCGCACCGCAGAGTACAACCTGGCGGTGCAGAAGGCGTTCGACGCGATCGAGGAGGTCGGCGAGCCGCTCCTCAAGGGCAACCTGCACGCCCTCGCCGCGCTCGCCGCCCAGCACCAGGGCGCGCTGGAGCGCTGCGTGACCCATCTGGTGCAGAGCGCCCGAGCGATGGCCGCCGTCGAAGACATCGACTGGGACACCGCCGTCGCCTGGAACGACCTGGCCATGGCGTACTCGTATCTGGGCTTTCACGGCCACGCGCTGAGCGCCATCGAGCGGGCCCGGCAGGTCGCCACCGCGGCCGACGTGCCGGCCGAGACGTTCGCCGCGCCGGGCATCCGGCTGCGCAACGCGGTCGCCCTCGACCACAACGGCGACTCCGACGGCTGCCTGCGCGTCCTGCGTGACATCACCACCGACGCGGAGCGCTTCCTCGCCGGCGACAGTGGCGCCCGGCTGCGCCCCAGCGGCCGCGCGGCGTACGGCTACGCGATCGCCCGCCGGGCCGCGCTGGGCGAGCCTCCGGAGTCCGCCCGGCAGGCGGTCCGGCTGCTGGCCGACGGCGGCGACGGGGCCCGCGCCCGCGACATGCGGGTGCTCGGCGAGGTCTGCCTCGCGATGGCGGCCGGCAACCCGATCGAGGCGATGACCCGGCTCGAAACCGTGGCGGTGTCCGCCGAGACGCTCGGTGCCGCCGAGCACCCCCGGCTGAGGAGCCTGACGTTCGCCCGGGCCGGCGACCACGCGGCCGCGCACCGGGCCGACCGGCACGCGTTCCGGCTGGCCGCCCAGCGCAGCGACCGCCTCCGCGACATGTACGTCGAGGGCATCGCCGCCCGGCTCGACCACGAGGACATGCGCCGCTCGGTGTCCCGCTACCAGGACGAGGCGCTGACCGACCCGCTCACCGGCCTCGCCAACCGGCGCCACCTGGAGCGCTACGTGGCCGCGCTGGTCGGGCGGGGCGAGCGGGCCACGGTCGGCGTCTGCGACCTGGACGGCTTCAAGGCGGTCAACACCGCCCACGGCCACCTCTCCGGCGACCTGGTGTTGCAGCGCATCGCCGGCGTCATCAACCGGGTGATGCGGCGCGGCGACTTCGTGGCCCGCTACGGCGGCGACGAGTTCGTGGTGGTGCTGCCGGGCGCCGGCAAGGCCGAGGCCGCCGAGGTGGGCCGGCGGATAGTCGCGGCGGTCGCGGCCGAAGACTGGCAGTCGCTGGTGCCGGGCACCCCGGTGGGCGTGAGCGTCGGGTTCGCCGAGGTCAGCAGCTCGGGCGCCAACCTGCGCGAGGCCCTGGGCGAGGCGTTCGAGCTGGCCGACCGCGAGATGCTGCGCGCCAAGCCCGCACCGGCTCCCGCGGCCGCCGCTTCGTGA